From the Triticum urartu cultivar G1812 chromosome 4, Tu2.1, whole genome shotgun sequence genome, the window tgggtcccaccagtcggcaGGCGTATGAAAGACCGcgagagcgccaccagtcggcccGGATGGGAGTCGGCCACCAGAAGTCGGCCGacccctcccacgggccccacgcgccattaatcagacGCGACAGGTAGTGGCCAGAGTGATCGCCCACCAGACGGCGGAGCTGTCGCCACGACCTCATGACcgagcctgcgtcattagaggcacggctacagtaatctacagatggcaagacccgcccgcggcggacgcggcctttCGGCTCCGTACCGAgtcagtcggcggggcccaccagtcggcgggccccaggagtcggcggataagacggcggccagagagactgacggctgggcccgcgcccagccggattaccattgtacccctagggggtaggcctatataaaccccccagggcatccatgcaaagggttggaatccattagcactagaccagatcatataggaaggagagagctagccttgccttctcctacctccaggaaacagctcgaggagcaaccgtgtaaacactttgccatagtgatcatgcggagaccccgcagagcagcagtaggggtattatctccccggagagccccgaagctgggtaagattcgccggcgtgcatgccttcgccttatcccgtttccaggcaccggcgacattctactcgcccccaccatgataagtcaccctttggcatatgtcgcacccaacccccgacaacaatatacgttgttccctttgtcatcggtatgttacttgcccgagattcgatcgtcggtatctcagtacctagttcaatctcgttaccggcaagtctctttactcgttccgtaaatcccgtaactaactcattagttacaatgcttgcaaggcttatagtgatgtgcataaccgagtgggcccagagatacctctccgacaatcggagtgacaaatcctaatatcgaaatacgccaactcaagaagtaccttcggagacacctgtagagcacctttataatcacccagttacgctatgacgtttggtagcacataaagcgttcctccggtaaacgggagttgcataatctcatagtcataggaatatgtataagtcatgaagaaagcaatagcaacaaactaaacgatcaagtgctaagctaacggaatgggtcaagtcaatcacatcattctcctaatgatgtgatcccattaatcaaatgacaactcatgtctatggttaagaaacataaccatctttgatcaacgagctagtcaagtagaggcatactagtgacactatgtttgtctatgtattcacacatgtatcatgtttccggttaatacaattctagcataaataataaacatttattatgaaataaggaaataaataataactttattattgcctctagggcatatttccttcaataacaCCCTGTGTACTACAAACAACGGCTACATCTTGGGAGCGGGCTTTGCGGTCTAGCGGAAGACCTGAGTCCATTTACACTTTAACTTGTAAAATAAAAAATAGACACACCGCAGTTGCTACGAAGATAAGTCTCCTCTTCTTTTAAGTCGTGGTATTTCTTTCAAGTGTTAAAAACGGCAATTATATCTTGAGGAGCAGGCTTTGCCGGCTAACGTAGGACCCGCTCCTAAAGCATTAGAATGAAAATAGAAACATTGCATTTACAATGGCGATAGGTCTCTTCTTCGTCCCCGCAATTATAAAGATGAAAGTccgtttgggggggggggggggggggtgggggggggggcactATGTACTTGTTTGACAACTCTTCCGAACCTCATCTTTGTCGGCATCGTCAAAAAATACCTATCAGCTGGTTCAACAGTAGATAAGAAAGGGGAACATTTCCCTCCCGCCGGCTGGCCCAATGTTGGGCTGGTCGTGTCACGCAACGCCCACTACTTGGTGGCCCCACGTACCGCTTGTTAACCTTATCTCCTTTGCTCGTCTCTCTCGCTGCTCATCTCCCTCAcgcctctctccctctctcttttcTACACAGAAGAAGAACTCCGATGGATCTCATCCCCCCTCATCGTTCTCACGCCGACGAGTTGCGACCCCTTTTCTCCTTGTGTTACGACACCTCCTTGGGCCACCCCTCGCGAAATTTCATGGGTGCTCACCCCAATCTCCTCCTCGTCGAGGCCGGCGAGCCGGTGCTAGCCGCTCGTTTGTGGCTGCAACCACGGCCTCGTCGCGCGACGGTGTATGCTGCGTGCTGCGACCGGTGTCGCGGTTCTACTACCGACGACCGGCCGTGCTGGAACCATCAGGCACAGGTGCTGGAATTGGCTCTGTCGAAGCTGGGGAACAGCGGTGCTGCAACCGCATATGTGCGGAGTTGGGACTGACGCGCGGAGACGCTACAACCAGCATGCGGTCGTGCTACGTTCAGTGCACGACAATGACACCCACTACCGGCGATTGCTACAACCATGGATGTGGATGATCGCGACTGGTGACAACAAGTGCTACAATAAGCATGGCGATGTTGTGATCCGCGCGGTGGACGACGTCAGTAGAAAATTCGGGAAGTTGTGAGTTTTTTTGCTGGATTGCTGGAACCGTGATCATCAGATGTTACCACGGCGAGTTCCAGGTGCTACATCTGCGGCCATCAAATGCTGGAACCGTGGTCACTGAATGCTACCATGGTGTCTCTCGGATGACACGTCCATGGCATCACATGGTGGAGCGGTTGCCACTGGTGCTACCACGGTGACCGGCCGCATCAACAGCTCACGGCGAAAGCTGCACCGGCGGCTCGATTTGCTGGGATCGGCACCGCAATTTGCTGCCTATGGCGGAGCAGCAAGTACATATGTTGCATTTGACGAGCGACGACATCAACAGCGCCGGCGAGCACGCACAGTGCTGTAAGCGTAGGCGGTGGGAGGTCGTGGGGGTCATGCGCGACGATCGAGGTAGGGAAAGAagatttttcttttctttcattCTAAATTTGACGGTCAACGGCGTCTGGATCCAATGCTGGCGCGGCGGCCGATGGAAAATTGGGCCGGTCGACCGGCTCCTATTCGGCAATAAGAAAACGCGCGTGCTCTAGCCGGCGAGGGCCACGCCGTGTCGCCGTTGCCAAGCATAGGATAGAGAGACCGATAGCCCGCCGGTGGCACCCGAAAGTAAGCAGGAAGCACGTGCTACCAGGATGGCGACAGGTTAATATACAATCATCGAAGCAAACAAAGTCGGGCGAGGGAGAAGAGCCTAGCGTGCGCACCCGATCTAACGTCCTCGTCGCGCACCACGCCACAACGTTGCACGGCTCCAACGCCGCACCGCATCAGCGCCTCGTCACCGATCAATCCATCCTACTACATGCGACGGAGGACGTTGAGGTGAGGTGGTGACGAACCAATTTCCTTTCCGCGAGGCGACGACGAAGCACGGGAGCGGAGCAGAGGAAAAACTGACGTGGGGAAACGACAGGGGAGGAGAAGCAAGCGGCGGGCGCGGGAGGGAGCCGACACGCAAGCGCGATGCTGATGCTGATGCTCATCTTTCCACGGTTACGCCGCCCCCGCTGGCTCGGCTCGCCTTAAACTAAGCTCAAGCTAGCGGCTCTCGCCTAaagcctccctccctccctcccacccccGGAGAAGAAAAGGACCAACCGACCCCAAAACCTCTCCTGCTCTCCCTCGAGGCCTCCTCCACTGGGCGCTCTCGTCGCCTCCCCACCCATTCCAGCGGTTGACCGCGGGATTCGGCCAGGTGAGGGAATCGCCCAGCTGATCTCGTAGATTTACGCTCTGTCGGTTGCAATTCTCGCCGGGGTCTGCTGTTTCTGCGCCGTCGTTGCTTGCTTGGTTGGGTAGTAGTAGTAGCTCGCCGGCCGGGCGGCCTGGTGGGGAGCTAGGGTGGTTCGCGCGTGCTCCCAATTCCGATTCCGGGGGAGTGCTGCTTGCCCGTTTGGCGAGGAGAGCGAGGTGAATCAACAGTTTTGGGCTTTTGGCTGCGCCGTTGAAGTGGGGAATTTAGTTTCCGTGCTGCTTGTGGCGATTTCGGGTGGGCGCGGCTCATAATCAGCAGTAGTCGTCTTCCTGTTCGTTTCTCCCCTCCAACGGAGATCTTTACCGCAGATCCGCCCGGACCAACATTCACGTCCTGCTGGGAGGTAAACCCATGATCATTGACCGATCGGTTGGTTGGTTTATTGGTTCATCGGTCGGCCGATCTCACTTTCCCCAAATTTACTGCCTGGGCAAAAAGATACTACTGCAGAGTCACGgattctgattctgattctgatccTGATCCTGATACCGACACGATTCCGTGTAATTACTGTGTGCGCAGTACTGTAGTACTAGTAGATTCATGGCCGGCCTAATTTTATTGGAGTATTAATGTGTACCGCTACAGATTTATGTTGTACTATACCCACTAGAACCTCCCATTTATTGATCTCTGCCGTTTTTTCAGCTCAGTTGCTGGATGACTGCATtccttgtagtatgtctcttgcAGTTGCATGTTCACCGCACATGCCTAGTGATGCTATTTCTATTTGTGAACCTTTTTAAGAAAACTTTGCATGTTAACCCACTAGGATTCCATGTGTGGTCTCTCTCCGAGGGATGTCCCCTCTTTTCGAAAGAAAAAAATGTGTGGTCTCTCTCTTCGCACCAGGGGCATCCAAAGTACCAACATGATGATTGTTTTGCTATCCCAAAACCATCCTTGCCAGACCTGATGCATATCAGGAAAGGCCTCTAGGCCGTGCTTGGAATCGGTGTAATTCAATACGGAGGTGTTTAACTTACACGTGTATCGTACCGGCCGCTGAGCCATTTCCGGACGGAAGCGAAACGGTGGGCCGAGACGTGTATTCTTTGCAAGTGTATTTAAAAGGAAAACGGTAATCCAAACAAGCCCCTAGTCAGTTCGTGCTGCGCATGCAGATGCAGGCATTTTTATGGTAATATATTATGATCCTCACCGTCGGTACGTCATGTGATAAGTAGGATGATCACCGAGGCTCAAGTATGGAGGCAGGCGGGCCTATTAATAGGAGATTTGGACACCTTCTTTGGGGCGTTGACAAGGTGGGTCCAGAGTGAGTAGTCCACTTTATAGATGAGGGTGGTGGTGGAGGTGGGGTGCAAAGCATTGTAATCCAAAATGTAACGGCTTGTTTGTGCGTATTTGAGGAAAAAACTATGATCCTACTCGCTACTAGACATTGTTGGTTGCTGATCATCTCACTGAACCACACTTCAGCGACTGAATATGTGTCTGTCCCTATATGACATGGGAACTTCACCCATTTCGTTGACCTTTGAACCGCACTTTCCCTCGCCACTCATGTCCATAGTGATAGTTTTGGCCAGCCTACTCATGTCACGCTCAAGGTCTCTAAGAAGAGGGAATCCGATTAGAAATGTTTCAGTTTTAGCCTGATGTGCATATATGTTTGAACTATAAAACTGTTTGCTGAATCACATATATCGTTTCTCTTGTTTTTTGACATAGTGAAAATGGAAGGGAACACTAGAGGAGGTGGGCATTCTGACGCATTAAAGAACTACAATGTGGGCAGAACATTAGGTATAGGCACATTTGGAAAAGTGAGGATTGCAGAGCATAAGCATACAGGGCACAAAGTTGCTATAAAGATTCTGAACCGTCGTCAAATGAGAACTATGGAAATGGAAGAGAAAGGTATGCCTCCTTGTTCATTAGTCTAGGCTACATTCGGCTTTGCTTGCTCAAGATTTCCAGTTATCTGCTTTCAGTGCTGGTCAGACTTGTGAGTGTGTTCCTGATTCCCAGTTAATTAATTAGTCGAGATAAAGTACATTTGTCTAGGATACATCAGGCTTCTGTAAAGAAGAAAGTTCACCTTGTGTTGTTGCTGTGAGTAAGTAAAATTTGCAGCTTGAATTTCTTCATAGGCTGAATGTCTTAACACTTCTATTGTTTTCTCATATCTTGTTTCCAGCAAAGAGAGAGATCAAGATATTGAGGTTGTTCATCCACCCTCATATCATCCGGCTTTATGAGGTCATTTACACACCTACAGATATATTTGTTGTGATGGAATATTGCAAGTATGGTGAGCTATTCGACTGCATTGTTGAGAAAGGGCGGTTACAGGAAGATGAGGCTCGTCGAATCTTCCAGCAGGTGCCTTTTTCTGCTCTTGGCATGCAGGAACACATTTTTTGGGCATAAAAATAGGAACTTTGCTGAGCTTCTTATTTTGATTGTGAAATGTCTGGATATGCTGGCCAATTGTCCAGTGTCCACATTCCTCGCGTGCTGACTCTGCAAATCCTGATCAATTTGCTCAGTTTGCATTCATCTAATTTTTAGCTCATGACCTGTACTACATTGAGTTGCAAGCTTTCCAAGGTGATTGCTTTGTCGTTTGGGTTTAACTGATCAAAAAGTTAACGTCTTCTTGATGCGTCTATTGTTTTAGTATCACTCCGGTGTCTTGTTCTTTTGATGCCTTGGTTATCTTAGTATCACTAGTTAAATCATTTTTTGTTTAAATGGCATCTTCTTCTCTATGCCTTGATTGTCTTAGTCTCGGTACTTAAATCAAATTGTGCTTTAAAACATAAAGAGATGGTATATCCTTCTGGAGGCGAATATGTAATTTGAAGGGTTCTTTCAGATTCACTGGATGCATATTCAGTTTTTGTCTCAATACTTTTTTTATTTAAATTTTCTTGCACAGATTATATCTGGTGTTGAATACTGCCACAGAAACATGGTTGCTCATCGTGATCTAAAGCCAGAGAACCTGTTACTTGATTCCAAATACAATGTGAAACTTGCCGACTTTGGGTTAAGTAATGTCATGCATGATGGCCATTTTCTGAAGACTAGCTGCGGGAGTCCAAACTATGCTGCACCAGAGGTATTCACTAATTTGTCTTACTTGAGTCTTTATCCTTGTGCTTCCTGAAACGCATTGTTTGCGTTAATAGCTTAGCGAGTGTTTCTGTGCAGGTTATCTCAGGTAAATTATACGCTGGACCTGAGGTTGATGTTTGGAGCTGCGGGGTGATACTTTATGCTCTTCTTTGTGGCACTCTTCCATTTGATGATGACAATATTCCCAAACTGTTCAAGAAGATAAAGGTGAGACAGAACACATGTAGATTAAGTTGGACCTGACAAGTGTATACCTTTTGTTCTGAAAATCAAAAAACGTTCATGTAGATTAGTTGGACTTTATGTTCAAAAAAAAGATTAGTTGGACTTTAGCATTCATTTTTTATCTGGAGATTTGACGCCCCCTTGTTTGGTGTTCCAGGGAGGCATCTATATCCTTCCAAGTCATTTATCTGCTCTTGCAAGGGATTTGATCCCAAGAATGCTTGTTGTTGATCCTATGAAGAGAATCACAATTCATGAAATTCGAGAACACCCATGGTTTCAGAATCGCCTTCCTCGCTACCTGGCAGTGCCTCCACCAGACACGGCGCAGCAAGCCAAAATGGTACCCATCTATTTCACATTTCAAGTGACTATCTTATGTGCACAGTAAAACTTCTCAACCTTTATCGACTAATATATACAGGATCTTGGATGGATCATAGGAAAAGTAACATCGATACTTTTGTCATGAAATGTTATCTTTTATGGGCATAATCTTCATATAATATTTGCAAACACAATATTATAGAAATATATGGTCAAGTTGTGGCTCAAAGATTCTTTTTTCTCAAACATGCACCAAATTGCATGGTCATTTCGTATTAAGAAGAGAACACCGAGAGTCTGAGTAGGCAACTTTTCACGAGGTCACAGAGGGGGCCCTAGTGGATATCCACCTTCATAAACGTGGTTAAAGGGGGAAGTTTTCCTCCCTTGACGGTACTTTGTTAGGTAGAAATGAGGCATCATGCGGAGGCTGCCCCTTGAACTCGAGTGGACGAGCTCACGGGCCTGTGCTCTAGCCAACCGAGCACTGCTCGGTTCCTCTAAAACAAGATCAGTTAGGACTAGCCCTTGGTGGTATTTTTAATAGAAGAAACAACCTTGACACCCTGTTGAGTCGAGATTCGGATGCGGGCGGGCTGGCTGCATACTGCATGCCTTGCCAACAGGGCGATGCTCCGTTCTCAGATACCCACATTCATAGCTCTTCTAACCTTTTATTTGCGAGTAGTCCACATGCCGTCCTCTTGGCCATGTACATAATTGTAAAAAAAAACTATACTGCTTAAGTGAAAGGCACCGCTCCTGCTGGTTACTCGGGAAAAAACTAGCCAAACAACAAAACTATCCAGCAGCTGTGGCTCAAAGATTTATGAGAAGAGGAAAGATTATGAAAGTTAAACATCATGTAATAATATGAAGTGAAGGGAGTAATTCCTTACTACTAGTAATCTATCCCAACGAGATGAAAAGGTAGCACCTAGCACGTTAAGTCTCCTTGCAATGCCGCTTCTATTTATCAAAAATTTCTTTTACTAGCAAGCTTTAAAATGCTATTTCTACGTCAATGTATGCTGATTTGCTCTATGTTCATTTCTGAAGATTGATGAAGATACACTTAAAGAGATTGTCAACCTGGGATATGATAAAGACCATGTGTGTGAATCATTGTGCAATAGGCTGCAAAATGAGGTATATGCAAACAAAAGTCAGTGCTTCATTCCATTCAGTTATTTCATAATTGACTTTAGACAATTTTCCAGGCAACTGTTGCATATTACTTACTCTTGGACAATCGGTTCCGGGCCACTAGTGGCTATTTGGGGGCTGACTATCTACAATCAATGGTTAGTTCACATTTGCATCATCTGTGACTTGTTTAATTCATAAGGTTTAAGCACTATTAACTTTCTGAATGGATGGTTCTCCAGGGTAGGAGTTTTAATCAGTTTACTTCATCGGAATCAGCAAGCCCAAGTACCAGGCAGTATCTTCCAGCAAGCAATGATCCTCAAGGCAGTGGCTTGCGGCCATATTACCCCGTTGAAAGAAAATGGGCTCTTGGGCTCCAGGTCTTGCACATTATCCACTTTACTTTGCTTTGTTTTGCACATTGAGCTGTTGAGCTAATGCATCACTTATCCACCAGTCTCGAGCTCAACCTCGTGAGATAATGATCGAGGTTCTAAAGGCACTTCAAGAATTAAATGTCTGCTGGAAGAAGAATGGACACTACAACATGAAATGCAGGTGGTGCCCTGGGTTTCCTCAAGTCAGTGATATGTTAGATGCCAACCACAGCTTTGTTGATGACTCTACCATCATGGATAACGGCGATGCTAATGGGAGGCTACCTGCCGTGATCAAGTTTGAAATCCAGGTGTGCAATCTCACCTTCTAATACTACTGTATTCTTTTTGCAATAACAGAAATATGGATTTTCTACTCAATCTCACTAGATAAGCAAAGGCTGGCCAATATATTCGCTTCATAATTGTTACAAAGTATTGTCTGCATGTGTCTGCTTTGTAACCAGTATATCCTGCATCTGCATGTGTCTGCTGTTGCCAACAAGTTCTGTCTGCTGTTGCCATATTGATAAAACGAACTTCCCAAGTTTTAGTGCTGCACAGTATTGGTTGGTCATACACCTATCGTTAACCTAGTGTGATATTATTTGTTAATGCCTGTATACTTCAGATGTTAACAGTTCGCCGGCATGGTGTTGTATATGCTCTCTATTTGCCTCTGAATTTATGTATTTGTTTTTTCTTCAGCTTTACAAGACCAAGGATGACAAGTACCTGCTAGATATGCAGAGAGTTACTAGACCTCAGCTCCTCTTCCTGGATTTTTGCGCGGCCTTCCTTACCAACCTTAGGGTTCTATAGTATGGTGCCTGTTCTGGTTGAGTGATGAATAGTGAGACATATGACCGTCAGCGATGAATAAGTTGGTGCCTGTTCTGGTTGAGTGATGAATAGTGAGACATGTGACTGTCAGAGATGAATAAGTGATGGTGTGTAAATAGGTGGTGTGTTTGATCTTCGTTTTACCCAGTCCCTGACAGCGAACCGTGTTGTTTGGGTGACTAGTCCTGTGTGAAGCACCAAAAGTGTTGTTTGGGTGACTAGTCCTGTGTGAAGCACCAAAAGGTTAAGTGGTTGTTATAAATAAGACTTATATGGTAAATAGGCGTGGTGAAcaattttctttttctttttggaATTTTTGTGAACCGTTTTCTGATTCTGCAGGCTGCGCCACCGCTGGTTGTGATGCTGCAGCACACGCTTTTGTGATATTTTATTACAAGATCTGGATACTATTTGCCTTGCTGTTGAACCTGTACCTGAATTTTCCGCAAACCGCTAAAAAGACTAGCAAGAATACCACACTGTAGCAGCCCATTTCTGGAGGATCGCTTGCTTTTTGAAGAAAGCGAATCAAGCAAGCCAAATGCGCAGAGCAATTTTATGCAAGCCAAATGCGTAGGCTTAATTCTCTTTGATAGTATTTTCATAAGACTGAAAAATCTCTGGGAAGAAATTCTTACTGGTTCGGCCCAAAATTTTACGCGCAGATATGACTGCATCCGCATGTTGCTCTCTTCCCTGCCCATCTTGTGCCCGCGACCTAGgggctactccctccgtttcaaattactcgtcgcagaaatagatgtatctagaactaaaatacatctagatacatctatacccgtgacaagtaatttggaacggagggagtaggatgCAAGCGGACGGTGCGCGATTGTCCACCCGCATGTTGCTCTGCTTCCCTAAAAAAGAATAAGAATTAGGACAATTTTCATTACGTGGACGGATATGGACAACGTAGATGCGTCATGCCTTCCCTCGCCCTTACTTCTCGGTCCTATAAACTGTAGAGGGAAGTCTATTTTGAACCCTGAGAGTAGGCAGCCATACAAACGAACCCTGATGTCCAAATCCATGAAGTCCGTGTCATATAGTTTATAATCCCGGTCATAATGGCTGTTTACTGCGTACGCAAACAGGGGATTCAAACATGGCCCTGGAAAGGCCGGGAACATGCTGAGTCAGCTGCCTGCAGGTGGGTGTGAGCCTAGCGACTAGCGCGTTGGCATCGAGGGGGGCATGAACAAGGCAAATGGTGTGACCCGTAAACGGCGTAGCCGGTGTCTAGTGCAAGTACGACGCGGACGGCCTCTAGTGCAATT encodes:
- the LOC125552064 gene encoding serine/threonine protein kinase OSK4 isoform X1, giving the protein MRDDRVKMEGNTRGGGHSDALKNYNVGRTLGIGTFGKVRIAEHKHTGHKVAIKILNRRQMRTMEMEEKAKREIKILRLFIHPHIIRLYEVIYTPTDIFVVMEYCKYGELFDCIVEKGRLQEDEARRIFQQIISGVEYCHRNMVAHRDLKPENLLLDSKYNVKLADFGLSNVMHDGHFLKTSCGSPNYAAPEVISGKLYAGPEVDVWSCGVILYALLCGTLPFDDDNIPKLFKKIKGGIYILPSHLSALARDLIPRMLVVDPMKRITIHEIREHPWFQNRLPRYLAVPPPDTAQQAKMIDEDTLKEIVNLGYDKDHVCESLCNRLQNEATVAYYLLLDNRFRATSGYLGADYLQSMGRSFNQFTSSESASPSTRQYLPASNDPQGSGLRPYYPVERKWALGLQSRAQPREIMIEVLKALQELNVCWKKNGHYNMKCRWCPGFPQVSDMLDANHSFVDDSTIMDNGDANGRLPAVIKFEIQLYKTKDDKYLLDMQRVTRPQLLFLDFCAAFLTNLRVL
- the LOC125552064 gene encoding serine/threonine protein kinase OSK4 isoform X2, which produces MEGNTRGGGHSDALKNYNVGRTLGIGTFGKVRIAEHKHTGHKVAIKILNRRQMRTMEMEEKAKREIKILRLFIHPHIIRLYEVIYTPTDIFVVMEYCKYGELFDCIVEKGRLQEDEARRIFQQIISGVEYCHRNMVAHRDLKPENLLLDSKYNVKLADFGLSNVMHDGHFLKTSCGSPNYAAPEVISGKLYAGPEVDVWSCGVILYALLCGTLPFDDDNIPKLFKKIKGGIYILPSHLSALARDLIPRMLVVDPMKRITIHEIREHPWFQNRLPRYLAVPPPDTAQQAKMIDEDTLKEIVNLGYDKDHVCESLCNRLQNEATVAYYLLLDNRFRATSGYLGADYLQSMGRSFNQFTSSESASPSTRQYLPASNDPQGSGLRPYYPVERKWALGLQSRAQPREIMIEVLKALQELNVCWKKNGHYNMKCRWCPGFPQVSDMLDANHSFVDDSTIMDNGDANGRLPAVIKFEIQLYKTKDDKYLLDMQRVTRPQLLFLDFCAAFLTNLRVL